From the genome of Penicillium oxalicum strain HP7-1 chromosome VII, whole genome shotgun sequence:
TGGACTCAAGTCAGACGTGCAAATCAATACCAAAATGACTGCTCCGACACAAATTGCTTGTATGTTCACTCCCCATCGGGGCCTTTGTCTATGGATTCTTGTCTAGCTGTCTGGCTAGATGGAACTTGGTCATGGACTCGGGGCATCTCGTTCTGATTGGCGGCGAGGCAGAGTACTGATCAACTTTTTTTCCAGACCGAACCCTGAAGGGTATCGGCATCATGGATGCCGCTCCGGTCTACGAGCCGTTGCCTGGATTCAACAAGTCAGACTCCCAACTCCAACACAGATCATTGATTGGGAATTGTTCACTAATTTCTGCATACTCTTTGAAACAGACCTGAAGGAAATCTGCGTTGCGGTGCTTACTCGCCATGCGGCCGCTACTATGCATGGGCCTCGCCTGACAAGTACGAAGATTATTTTCGTCCCCGTGCCATGTGCGTCCTGGAATGAGACTAATGCGccatctttgtcttttcttaGGGTGACCATCGTGGATGCCTCCGTTGGCCATGTGATTTCGACTATTCCCGCTGACAACGTCTTTGAGCTGGGCTTTTCTCCCCTCGGTTCCTACCTCATTACCTGGCAACGCCCCACCAAGGACGCCAATGGAGATGCTACCAAGAACCTCAAGGTGTGGCCCGTGATTGAGGCTGGTGACGAGCACACAATTGTTGGCCAATTCGTTCAGAAGTCGCAGACTGGCTGGAATTTGCAGTACACTCCCGATGAGAAGCTGTGTGCTCGCGTCGTGACAAACGAGGTTCAGTTCTACCAGAGTGACAACCTTTCTACCGTGTGGAACAAACTCCGTGTGGAGGGGGTGGCGGACTTTATGCTTTCGCCCGGTCAGACCCAGTCTATTGCGGTCTTCATTCCCGAGCGCAAGGGTCAGCCTGCTGCCGTCAAGGTGTTTATCGTGCCGCAATTCGGTGCTCCTGTCTCGCAGAAGAGCTTCTTCAAGGGCGACAAGGTTCAGTTGAAGTGGAACTCGTCCGGTACTACTTTGATTGTCCTTGCCCAGACCGAGGTGGACAAGACTGGTAAGAGCTACTACGGTGAAACCACACTGTACTTGCTGAGCGCCAGTGGGGCTTTTGATTCTCGAATTGATCTCGGTACGTTCTTTGTTTGTTCTCCTTGCTTTTGTCTGAATACACCGTTGGACTAATTGGGGTTGATCGCGACTCGGCAGACAAGGAGGGTCCTATTCACGATGTGAGCTGGAACCCCAACTCCAAGGAATTCGGTGTTGTGTACGGTTACATGCCCGCCAAGACCACCATCTTCAATGTCCGTGGCAAGCCGACGCACACGTTCCCCTTGAGCCCGCGTAACACCATTCTGTTCTCCCCGCACGGACGCTTTGTTCTGGTTGCTGGGTTCGGCAACCTCGCGGGTCAGATGGATCTCTACGACATGGAGAAGAATTTCCACAAAATCGCCACCGTCGAAGCCTCCAATGCCAGTGTGTGCAACTGGTCCCCTGATGGGCAGTATATCTTGACGGCGACCACCAGCCCTCGCCTGCGTGTGGACAACGGCATCCGGATCTGGCACGTGAGTGGCTCCCTGGTGTACAATGAGGAGATGACCGAACTCTATGATGTCTTTTGGCGCCCGCAAGACTTGGCTCAATATCCTCTCGGTGATCCTTTCACCAAGTTGCCCGTGCCTCATCCTTCTGCCACCGCATACCTGGCCACCCGCAAAGCTCCCGTTAAGCCGGCTGGTGCCTACCGGCCTCCCGGTGCGCGCGGCCAGCTGACTCCTCTTGCGTTCAAGCGTGAGGATCAAGGCGGTGCTGCGTACATTCGTGAGGGCACGGCTGGTGCCGGTACAGCCGGTGTCAACGGCTTTGGCAAGCCTCGTCGTCGTGAGATTCCCGGTGCCGAGCCTGTCGAGGAATACCTGCCTCCAGGTGCCGCGCCTGGGGGTGGCGTTGCCCTCCCTCCGGGCGCCGACAATGAGAGACTGTCCAAGTCTGCTGCtaagaacaagaaaaagcgtGAGGCGGCTAAGAAGGCTCGTGAAGATGGTCCCGATACCGCGGTCCCCGCCAATGCCCCCACCGGTCCCAACGCCAATCGCGGCCGTGGCAAGAACAATGGTTCCCCTGTGAACAACACCAACAAGGCTTCTCCGGCCCCTGCTGCCGCTCCAGCTCCCGCTACTGCCCCGGCTGCGGCTCCGGCCGCTGCCGCTGTGGATCCCTCTGCTCAGGACAAGAAGATTCGCGGTcttttgaagaagatccgTGCCATTGACGAGCTGAAGATGCGCCTGgctggtggagagaagctggaggacactcagatgaagaagatccagaCTGAGGATGCAGTTCGCAAGGAGCTCGAGGCCGTCGGCTACAACGGTTGATCAAAAGCCTCTGTCTCGTTTGGCCTCTTCAAATTCCACAGAAGGCGGGGGGCTCTCGCAAGAGACCCGACTGGGATTCTGGTGCGAGCAGTGGCATCGTCTTTTCGAtgtacatttttttttgtttcttctctgcATTGGACTGGAATGGTTTATTCCCTGGCATGGCCTGCACGGCCGGTGATTTTTGCATAGTTTCTCAGCATCTCGCTGGGGTGAGGATGACATGGAAATAAACAAATCAAAGTTACCATTACGGTGTAAATCCTTTTGTGCCgttttggttttcttcttATGATATTGTAGACATGAAATGTGCCGGATTAGGAGGAAACTTGGTATCCTTGTGAACTGCGTGGGGAGACTTGATATATCCAACATTGTCGGTTGAGATAATGGTAAGTTCTGGTGATGCTCAGATGGTACTTGTACCTACCCTCTTGAGATAgtgcctcccccccttcctaTCCCATCATCTAGTTAAACCGTTCTAAGATAAATTGTGTAGATGGGCAGATTAATCAGGATATACCAAAGGTGCTAGGtactttttatttttttccgAGTTTAGATTTTCTTCGTTATTCCTGGAGTGTTGCGCGCTTTTCTGCTATGTGCTTTTTATGGGACTTCAAGGGGGGGGGCTAGATGAGAATAAACTGGATATGGTCATGTAAACCTTTATAttttatatttttgttaCCACAGATCAAACTTGATAGGTAGTTTGGAGGGAAGAGTCCTGAAGAGAGGGTAAGGAAATTCGATCTGCGTTGGTACAAATAGTATTTTGACCTTCAATATGTAAACTGGTGAAATACTTGTTTACAATCATTAATCGTACGATCGTATGACTTGAGAGAATTGCCTACTTTGAAATCGACAAAAAATTTGTCGTATAAGATATAGTCTGGACAAAAGTCCACTAATAATTCCCCAGCAAATCTATGAAATATGAACATAAAACACCATCACTTCTCAAAAGCACCCACGACCATCCCACTCAGTCTTTGCTCTCGCAAAGCCTCATAAATAATCGAGATCCAACCACCAACCgtcctcttctctcttccattgaCCTTCTCATCGGCAGGGTCCCCTGCGGCAGGCTGCTCGATGAGGCCCAGGTGAAATGGAACGTGTAGTTCGTGCCGGATTGTGGTGTATATCTTTTTGGACCCGGCTCCGAGATGGTCGATTGTATTGTTGTTTTGCTTGAAGGTTTCAAAGACATGATCGTAGAGTTTTTGCACGGCGAAGGTGGTAGTTTGTTTCCAGTTGTTGATTGCGGTTAGTGGGTTTGTGGTTGTCGTGTTGATGGgatggctgctgctgctgctgctttctGTCAAGGCGGAGAGAATGGTTGGGAGGAGTGATTTGATGAGCTCCTCGCAGCGTGCTGAGATGTCGAGACGAGCGGTGGCTTGCCATGACGAAGGGAAGGTGGATTCGACTTTACGGGAGAGGGAATCAAGTTGTGATTTTGTGCAGAAGGGAGCGAACGAGTCCCTGATCGAGTCGGAGAGGAGAATGCGCAGGGCGTTGAACAAGTTCATCTGTAGAACGCGAAGGTCTAATGCTTGACAGGCGACGTAGAGACTTGCTGCCGTCATCATGGAAACGATGTCGACCGCTTGCATGGTGTATCGGGTTGAGACAAAGGCCATGGAGTTGAGGGCTTGATTGTGCATTTCGGCGGTCTGGACGTGGCTGCTCACCGGGTTGGCGAGATAGGCCAGTTCAGCCATGTAAGCGGCCATATTGATATCGACGCCCTTCATGGTGAAAGAGAGGCTGGGGTCATCGGCGGCCAGGTTGGTGGGTAGCCCGTTGTTGAGCGCCGGATCGATGAGCTCAGTACATTGGGCGAAGATGAGTTTTCCGATCATTTGCAGGGCCAGCCGGGTCTTTTCCATGGCGGAGGTGATGGATGTTGCTTGGAAATTGCCACCGGAATAGGTGGTTTGATTGACCGTGTCGATGAGAGGATTATCCGAAGTCGAATTCAATTCGATGCCCACTTGATAGTCTGCTAAGAGGAGATCCTCGATATACG
Proteins encoded in this window:
- a CDS encoding Eukaryotic translation initiation factor 2A, which gives rise to MTAPTQIAYRTLKGIGIMDAAPVYEPLPGFNKPEGNLRCGAYSPCGRYYAWASPDKYEDYFRPRAMVTIVDASVGHVISTIPADNVFELGFSPLGSYLITWQRPTKDANGDATKNLKVWPVIEAGDEHTIVGQFVQKSQTGWNLQYTPDEKLCARVVTNEVQFYQSDNLSTVWNKLRVEGVADFMLSPGQTQSIAVFIPERKGQPAAVKVFIVPQFGAPVSQKSFFKGDKVQLKWNSSGTTLIVLAQTEVDKTGKSYYGETTLYLLSASGAFDSRIDLDKEGPIHDVSWNPNSKEFGVVYGYMPAKTTIFNVRGKPTHTFPLSPRNTILFSPHGRFVLVAGFGNLAGQMDLYDMEKNFHKIATVEASNASVCNWSPDGQYILTATTSPRLRVDNGIRIWHVSGSLVYNEEMTELYDVFWRPQDLAQYPLGDPFTKLPVPHPSATAYLATRKAPVKPAGAYRPPGARGQLTPLAFKREDQGGAAYIREGTAGAGTAGVNGFGKPRRREIPGAEPVEEYLPPGAAPGGGVALPPGADNERLSKSAAKNKKKREAAKKAREDGPDTAVPANAPTGPNANRGRGKNNGSPVNNTNKASPAPAAAPAPATAPAAAPAAAAVDPSAQDKKIRGLLKKIRAIDELKMRLAGGEKLEDTQMKKIQTEDAVRKELEAVGYNG
- a CDS encoding Phenylalanine aminomutase (L-beta-phenylalanine forming); translated protein: MLSKYETRSHLEVVSSHIKALHRIVGDGRLEMDGNSLTLASVVAVSKFFCQPYLTDNDEILESIQQSVLTLKKLITEGHPIYGVNTGFGGSADSRTDQVITLQRALLQLLQSGILTSKDTSTSDHASGCSEWQAAQSMPSEWVKATMLVRANSVARGHSAVTIAAIESLLELVRKDITPVVPLRGTISASGDLMPLAYVVGAIEGSPGIMVRTRGRVIPAEEALKAIGARAITLGPKEGLGLVNGTSASAALASLVLYETHQLALLAQINTALAVEATRGNIDSFHPFIADARPHYGQAEVATNISSLLAGSHLVCGGNSDVETLAKEGLVQDRYSLRTASQWLGPYIEDLLLADYQVGIELNSTSDNPLIDTVNQTTYSGGNFQATSITSAMEKTRLALQMIGKLIFAQCTELIDPALNNGLPTNLAADDPSLSFTMKGVDINMAAYMAELAYLANPVSSHVQTAEMHNQALNSMAFVSTRYTMQAVDIVSMMTAASLYVACQALDLRVLQMNLFNALRILLSDSIRDSFAPFCTKSQLDSLSRKVESTFPSSWQATARLDISARCEELIKSLLPTILSALTESSSSSSHPINTTTTNPLTAINNWKQTTTFAVQKLYDHVFETFKQNNNTIDHLGAGSKKIYTTIRHELHVPFHLGLIEQPAAGDPADEKVNGREKRTVGGWISIIYEALREQRLSGMVVGAFEK